From a single Rhodococcus qingshengii JCM 15477 genomic region:
- the scpB gene encoding SMC-Scp complex subunit ScpB, translated as MIEPTEHASESENSAPDFELDDDQLDAVLESLLLVVDSPAEVNQLASVTGTAPERVEERLTSMSAALTARGSGMDLRYAGDGWRLYTRQEFAPYVEKQLLDGARTKLTRAALETLAVVAYRQPLTRARISAVRGVNVDGVVRTLLARGLIAEAGPDPDTNATRYSTTELFLERLGLASLSELPELAPLLPDVDLIDDISESLESDPRFARMNKADVPADVVDTEVDD; from the coding sequence ATGATCGAGCCTACCGAACACGCCTCGGAGTCCGAAAATTCCGCCCCCGATTTCGAACTCGACGACGATCAACTCGACGCAGTGCTGGAGTCGCTTCTGCTTGTCGTGGATTCGCCGGCCGAAGTGAACCAACTCGCATCTGTCACCGGAACCGCGCCGGAACGAGTCGAAGAACGCCTGACGTCGATGTCGGCCGCATTGACCGCTCGCGGCAGCGGAATGGACCTTCGCTACGCGGGCGACGGATGGCGTCTGTACACGCGACAAGAGTTTGCCCCGTACGTGGAAAAGCAGCTATTGGACGGCGCACGCACCAAATTGACCAGGGCGGCATTGGAAACTTTGGCCGTAGTCGCATACCGTCAACCGTTGACTCGTGCGCGGATCAGTGCGGTACGAGGCGTCAACGTGGACGGGGTGGTACGCACCCTCCTTGCCCGCGGACTGATCGCGGAAGCCGGGCCTGACCCGGACACCAACGCGACACGGTACTCCACGACCGAACTGTTCCTCGAACGGCTCGGCCTGGCCTCGCTCAGCGAGCTCCCGGAGTTGGCCCCGCTCTTGCCTGATGTCGATCTCATCGACGACATCAGCGAAAGCCTGGAATCCGATCCGCGATTTGCGAGAATGAACAAGGCAGACGTGCCCGCTGACGTAGTGGACACCGAAGTCGACGACTGA
- a CDS encoding segregation and condensation protein A, translating to MDPNVPTDAQTAAKAAGFRVTLRNFEGPFDLLLNLINQRQLDVTEVALHTVTDDFIAYTKELGSAMGLDQTTEFLVVAATLLDLKAARLLPAGQVEDAEDLALLEARDLLFARLLQYRAYKQVAALFGELEEAALRRYPRSVAVEDQFTELLPEVLLGVDPQRFAEIAATVFTPRPVPTVGLDHLHVSNISIPEQAERILELLRERGIGEWTPFGDLVAECEITVEIVARFLALLELYRRQVIVFEQPEALGPLMVSWTGDDPAAPVTEEDYG from the coding sequence ATCGACCCGAACGTGCCGACCGACGCTCAGACCGCAGCCAAGGCTGCCGGTTTCCGAGTCACTCTCCGGAACTTCGAAGGCCCGTTCGATCTGCTGTTGAACCTGATCAATCAACGACAGCTCGATGTCACCGAAGTCGCCCTGCACACCGTCACTGACGATTTCATCGCATACACCAAGGAACTTGGCAGTGCGATGGGCCTCGATCAGACAACAGAGTTTCTGGTCGTCGCAGCTACGCTTCTGGACCTGAAAGCGGCCAGGCTGTTGCCCGCCGGGCAGGTCGAGGACGCGGAGGATCTGGCGCTTCTCGAAGCCCGCGACCTTCTCTTCGCGCGACTGCTGCAGTACCGGGCGTACAAACAAGTTGCGGCGCTGTTCGGTGAGTTGGAGGAAGCAGCGCTGCGGCGCTATCCGCGCTCGGTTGCCGTCGAGGATCAGTTCACCGAACTCCTGCCCGAGGTGTTGTTGGGCGTCGACCCTCAGCGTTTTGCGGAGATCGCGGCGACTGTGTTCACACCACGTCCGGTGCCGACGGTGGGCCTCGATCACCTCCATGTGTCCAATATCTCGATACCCGAGCAGGCCGAGCGAATTCTCGAGTTGCTGCGCGAGCGAGGCATAGGGGAGTGGACACCCTTCGGGGACCTCGTTGCCGAGTGTGAGATCACCGTCGAGATAGTCGCAAGATTTCTCGCGTTGCTCGAGTTGTATCGCCGGCAGGTCATTGTGTTCGAGCAACCCGAAGCACTCGGACCGCTGATGGTGAGTTGGACCGGAGACGACCCGGCCGCGCCGGTCACAGAGGAGGACTACGGATGA
- a CDS encoding ParA family protein has product MSTSQPPAAESAPPHVNAQLFERVNESAPAVPSEPEAMFEIDTTPVASPPAETLTVSAEELGPTGRPVREVPQPTPLAHHGPAMIIAMCNQKGGVGKTTSTINLGASLAEYGRRVLLVDLDPQGALSAGLGVQHHDLELTVHNLLVEPRVSIDDVLMRTRVDGLDLLPSNIDLSAAEIQLVTEVGREQTLGRVLHPVLDRYDYVLIDCQPSLGLLTVNALACADSVIIPMECEYFSLRGLALLNDTVEKVHDRLNPKLELAGIVVTMFDARTLHAREVMARVVEVFGDVVYDTVINRTVRFPETSVAGEPITTWAPKSAGAEAYRALAREVIHRSGR; this is encoded by the coding sequence GTGTCGACATCGCAGCCACCAGCGGCGGAGTCCGCGCCGCCGCATGTCAATGCCCAACTCTTCGAGCGCGTGAACGAATCAGCACCAGCTGTACCCTCCGAACCAGAGGCGATGTTCGAAATAGATACGACGCCAGTAGCCTCTCCACCTGCGGAAACCCTCACCGTTTCCGCGGAAGAACTCGGTCCGACGGGCCGGCCGGTCCGCGAGGTACCCCAACCGACACCGTTGGCGCACCACGGACCCGCGATGATCATCGCGATGTGCAACCAGAAGGGCGGCGTCGGCAAGACGACGTCGACCATCAACCTGGGTGCGTCGTTGGCCGAATACGGTCGCCGAGTGCTCCTGGTGGATCTCGATCCCCAAGGCGCGTTGTCTGCTGGACTGGGCGTCCAGCATCACGACCTGGAACTGACCGTCCATAACCTTCTGGTCGAACCGCGTGTGTCCATCGACGATGTGTTGATGCGAACTCGGGTCGACGGCCTCGACCTGCTGCCCAGCAACATCGACCTTTCGGCCGCCGAGATCCAATTGGTCACCGAGGTCGGACGTGAGCAGACCTTGGGACGCGTGTTGCACCCTGTTCTCGATCGGTACGACTACGTGCTCATCGACTGCCAGCCGTCGCTTGGCCTGCTCACGGTGAATGCACTGGCCTGCGCCGATTCGGTCATCATTCCGATGGAATGCGAGTACTTCAGCCTGCGCGGCCTGGCACTCCTCAACGACACCGTCGAAAAGGTGCACGATCGTCTCAATCCCAAGCTCGAGTTGGCCGGTATCGTCGTCACGATGTTCGACGCCCGGACTCTGCACGCTCGTGAGGTGATGGCGCGAGTCGTCGAGGTGTTCGGCGACGTCGTCTACGACACGGTGATCAACCGCACCGTCCGATTCCCCGAAACCAGCGTCGCCGGTGAGCCGATCACGACGTGGGCGCCGAAATCGGCTGGGGCCGAGGCATATCGAGCATTGGCCCGCGAGGTCATTCACCGGTCTGGTCGTTAG
- the xerD gene encoding site-specific tyrosine recombinase XerD encodes MLARQVDSYLDHLAVERGSARNTLLSYRRDLNRYAEYLHGRGIDDVAGVTENDVTEFVTHLRLGDKDAGVVPLAASSAARTLIAVRGFHKFSAAEGLVSVDVARTVKPPTPGRKLPKALPLDDVIALLDASGGGAAGDGPRDLRDRALLELLYSTGARITEAIDLDVDDIDTETRSVLLKGKGGKQRIVPVGRPAIAAVDAYLVRGRPSLATRGVPALFLNARGGRLSRQSAWQILQDAAASAGIKADVSPHTLRHSFATHLLDGGADVRVVQELLGHASVTTTQIYTLVTVTALREVWAQAHPRAR; translated from the coding sequence GTGCTTGCCCGACAGGTGGACTCGTATCTCGACCATCTAGCGGTCGAGCGAGGATCTGCGCGCAATACTCTACTTTCCTATCGCCGCGACCTGAATCGGTACGCGGAGTACCTGCACGGACGCGGCATCGACGACGTCGCGGGCGTGACGGAGAACGACGTCACCGAATTCGTGACACATCTGCGCCTGGGTGACAAAGATGCCGGCGTCGTACCATTGGCGGCCAGTTCGGCAGCACGCACCCTGATCGCGGTTCGCGGATTCCACAAGTTTTCCGCCGCCGAAGGTCTGGTCAGCGTCGACGTGGCCCGAACGGTCAAGCCGCCGACGCCCGGACGCAAGCTGCCCAAGGCCCTGCCTCTCGACGACGTGATCGCCCTGCTCGACGCTTCGGGTGGCGGTGCTGCCGGTGACGGGCCCCGCGATCTGCGGGATCGCGCTCTGCTCGAGCTCCTGTACTCGACCGGAGCGCGAATCACCGAGGCGATCGATCTGGACGTCGACGACATCGACACCGAAACCCGTTCCGTGCTGCTCAAGGGCAAGGGCGGCAAGCAGCGGATCGTCCCCGTCGGCAGGCCGGCGATCGCCGCGGTGGACGCGTATCTCGTCCGGGGGCGCCCCAGCTTGGCGACGCGCGGTGTTCCTGCCCTGTTTCTCAACGCTCGCGGTGGACGCCTCTCGCGTCAAAGCGCGTGGCAGATACTTCAGGATGCGGCGGCGTCGGCCGGGATCAAGGCGGACGTCTCACCCCACACGCTCAGGCACTCGTTTGCCACACACCTGCTCGACGGCGGCGCGGACGTACGCGTCGTGCAGGAACTTCTCGGTCACGCTTCGGTAACCACGACGCAGATCTACACACTGGTCACCGTCACCGCGTTGCGCGAAGTGTGGGCTCAGGCACACCCGCGTGCCCGTTAG
- a CDS encoding NUDIX domain-containing protein codes for MSDPGRHEFDTLGSKTVYTGAIIALRVDTVAMPGGQRADREVVEHHGAVAVVALDEHDNLVLIHQYRHPLGHRLWEIPAGLLDAPGESPVEAAARELGEETGLGADRWSVLVDVALSPGFTDEAVRVFLAEGLHEVERDDPEHEEADLEISRVPLADAVDMALRGDIVNATAVSGILAIATARATGKPLRPADAPWPDRPRAFGERKSRA; via the coding sequence ATGAGCGATCCCGGTCGGCACGAATTCGACACCCTCGGCTCCAAGACGGTCTACACCGGCGCGATCATCGCGTTGCGCGTCGACACCGTTGCGATGCCTGGTGGTCAGCGTGCCGATCGGGAAGTCGTCGAGCATCACGGCGCCGTTGCCGTCGTGGCACTGGACGAGCACGACAACCTGGTGCTGATTCACCAGTACCGTCACCCGCTCGGGCACCGGTTGTGGGAAATTCCTGCCGGTCTGCTCGACGCTCCGGGGGAGAGCCCGGTCGAGGCTGCAGCGCGCGAGCTGGGCGAAGAAACCGGACTCGGCGCCGATCGATGGTCGGTGCTGGTCGATGTCGCTCTCTCACCCGGGTTCACGGACGAGGCGGTTCGCGTCTTCCTCGCCGAGGGGCTGCACGAGGTGGAGCGCGACGATCCCGAACACGAAGAAGCCGATCTCGAGATTTCGCGGGTTCCGCTCGCCGACGCCGTCGACATGGCGCTACGTGGCGACATCGTCAATGCCACAGCGGTATCGGGCATACTCGCGATCGCCACCGCACGCGCGACGGGCAAGCCGCTGCGCCCCGCCGACGCACCGTGGCCCGATCGTCCTCGCGCATTCGGAGAACGCAAGTCGCGAGCCTGA
- a CDS encoding CTP synthase, producing the protein MPQSRTNTRTATKHIFVSGGVASSLGKGLTASSLGQLLTARGMRVTMQKLDPYLNVDPGTMNPFQHGEVFVTEDGAETDLDVGHYERFLDRDLSGQANVTTGQVYSTVIAKERRGEYLGDTVQVIPHITDEIKRRILEMSGPDLQGHRPDVVITEIGGTVGDIESQPFLEAARQVRHDVGRDNVFFLHVSLVPYLGPSGELKTKPTQHSVASLRSIGIQPDALILRCDRDVPQGLKNKIALMCDVDVDACISTPDAPSIYDIPKVLHREGLDAYVVRQLGLPFRDVDWTVWGNLLDRVHQPRETVRVALVGKYVDLPDAYLSVTEALRAGGFANRSKVEISWVPSDACETEAGAQAALGDVDGVLIPGGFGIRGIEGKLGAIRFARSRKLPLLGLCLGLQCVVIEAARSVGLDDANSAEFEPDTKHPVISTMADQEDVIAGDADLGGTMRLGAYPAVLTKGSVVAQAYGTEDVSERHRHRYEVNNTYRDRIAKSGLQFSGTSPDGHLVEFVEYPREQHPFFVATQAHPELKSRPTRPHPLFAAFVEAALTYKLEERLPVDVHGDEKIDTAATETALDAAVENVEKV; encoded by the coding sequence TTGCCACAGTCACGCACTAACACGCGTACCGCCACCAAGCACATCTTCGTCAGCGGAGGTGTAGCTTCCTCGCTCGGCAAAGGTTTGACCGCCTCAAGCCTGGGACAGTTGTTGACCGCGCGGGGAATGCGCGTGACCATGCAGAAGCTCGATCCCTATCTCAATGTGGATCCGGGCACCATGAACCCCTTCCAGCACGGCGAGGTCTTCGTCACCGAAGACGGTGCCGAGACCGACCTCGACGTCGGACACTACGAGCGGTTCCTCGACCGTGACCTCTCCGGCCAGGCGAACGTCACCACCGGCCAGGTCTACTCGACGGTCATCGCCAAGGAACGCCGCGGCGAGTACCTCGGCGACACCGTTCAGGTCATCCCGCACATCACCGACGAGATCAAGCGTCGCATCCTCGAGATGAGCGGTCCGGATCTGCAGGGACACCGCCCGGACGTCGTGATCACCGAAATCGGTGGAACAGTCGGCGACATCGAATCGCAGCCCTTCCTCGAAGCCGCTCGCCAGGTCCGCCACGACGTCGGCCGCGACAACGTCTTCTTCCTGCACGTCTCCCTCGTGCCGTACCTCGGCCCCTCCGGAGAACTCAAGACCAAGCCCACGCAGCACTCGGTTGCGTCGTTGCGCAGCATCGGCATTCAGCCCGACGCGCTGATCCTTCGTTGCGATCGTGACGTTCCGCAGGGCCTCAAGAACAAGATCGCCCTGATGTGCGACGTGGACGTCGACGCCTGCATCTCGACGCCCGACGCTCCCTCGATCTACGACATCCCGAAGGTTCTGCACCGTGAGGGCCTCGACGCCTACGTCGTTCGCCAGCTCGGTCTCCCGTTCCGCGACGTCGACTGGACCGTGTGGGGCAACCTCCTCGATCGTGTTCACCAGCCGCGTGAGACCGTGCGGGTCGCGTTGGTCGGCAAGTACGTCGACCTGCCCGACGCATACCTCTCCGTCACCGAGGCACTGCGCGCCGGTGGATTCGCGAACCGGTCCAAGGTCGAGATCTCCTGGGTCCCGTCGGACGCCTGTGAGACCGAAGCCGGAGCGCAGGCCGCTCTCGGTGACGTCGACGGTGTTCTGATCCCCGGCGGCTTCGGCATCCGCGGCATCGAAGGCAAGCTCGGCGCGATCCGTTTCGCACGTTCGCGCAAGCTGCCGCTGCTGGGTCTGTGCCTGGGTCTGCAGTGCGTCGTCATCGAAGCTGCTCGTAGCGTCGGCCTCGACGATGCCAACTCGGCCGAGTTCGAGCCGGACACCAAGCACCCGGTCATCTCCACGATGGCTGATCAGGAAGACGTCATCGCCGGTGACGCCGACCTCGGTGGCACCATGCGTCTGGGTGCTTACCCGGCCGTGCTGACCAAGGGTTCCGTCGTCGCTCAGGCCTACGGAACCGAGGACGTCTCCGAGCGTCACCGTCACCGCTACGAGGTCAACAACACCTACCGCGATCGGATTGCCAAGTCCGGCTTGCAGTTCAGCGGAACCTCGCCGGACGGCCACCTGGTCGAGTTCGTCGAGTACCCGCGTGAGCAGCATCCGTTCTTCGTTGCCACCCAGGCACACCCGGAGCTCAAGAGCCGTCCGACGCGCCCGCACCCGCTGTTCGCGGCCTTCGTCGAAGCAGCGTTGACGTACAAGCTCGAAGAGCGCCTGCCCGTCGACGTCCACGGTGACGAGAAGATCGACACCGCTGCCACCGAGACAGCGCTCGACGCTGCAGTCGAGAACGTGGAAAAGGTCTAG
- a CDS encoding copper transporter translates to MISMRQHAISIAAIFLALAIGVVLGSGMLSSGLLSGLRDDKADLQNEIEDLNQQSNQLQQQLNSADGFDAAVGGRVVRDSLAGRTVVVITAPDADPGDLDGVNRLVTAAGGAVTGRVSLTDSFVDATGGDRLRTVVTNVIPAGITLKTGAVDQGSLAGDLLGSVLLLNGQNSEPQSTPDEMNLALDSLRSAGFISYDDGAVKPAQLAVVLTGDNKSESDAATGNRGAVIARFAGALDGRGAGTILAGRPGSAEGSGPVAVARADAALSAGLTTIDNIDRESGKITTPLALQEQLNGGAGRYGTGPGAAAVTVGAPTN, encoded by the coding sequence GTGATTTCGATGCGTCAACATGCAATTTCCATAGCGGCAATCTTCCTGGCACTCGCGATCGGCGTGGTGCTCGGTTCCGGAATGCTGTCCAGTGGATTGCTTTCGGGTCTGCGCGACGACAAGGCGGACCTGCAGAACGAGATCGAAGACCTCAATCAACAGTCCAATCAGCTTCAGCAGCAACTCAATTCCGCGGACGGCTTCGATGCTGCTGTCGGCGGTCGCGTCGTGCGTGACAGTCTCGCTGGTCGCACCGTCGTCGTCATCACGGCACCGGACGCCGATCCCGGTGATCTCGACGGTGTCAACCGACTCGTCACTGCCGCCGGTGGCGCCGTGACCGGACGCGTCTCGCTCACCGATTCGTTTGTCGACGCCACGGGCGGTGACCGCTTGCGGACCGTCGTCACCAATGTCATCCCTGCGGGCATCACACTCAAGACCGGTGCGGTCGATCAGGGCAGTCTCGCGGGTGATCTGCTCGGTTCGGTTCTGCTTCTCAACGGGCAGAACAGCGAGCCGCAGAGCACTCCGGACGAGATGAATCTCGCGCTCGACTCGCTGCGTAGCGCCGGTTTCATCAGCTACGACGACGGAGCGGTCAAGCCGGCTCAACTCGCGGTGGTTCTCACCGGCGACAACAAGAGTGAATCCGACGCAGCCACCGGTAACCGCGGCGCCGTCATCGCCCGGTTCGCCGGTGCTCTCGACGGACGCGGCGCAGGAACGATTCTCGCGGGCCGGCCTGGCTCGGCCGAGGGCAGTGGTCCGGTTGCCGTCGCTCGTGCGGACGCGGCGCTCTCAGCGGGCTTGACGACCATCGACAACATCGATCGGGAGTCGGGCAAGATCACCACGCCGTTGGCGCTGCAGGAACAGTTGAACGGCGGCGCCGGCCGCTACGGCACGGGACCGGGAGCGGCGGCGGTCACCGTCGGCGCACCCACCAACTGA
- the steA gene encoding putative cytokinetic ring protein SteA yields the protein MKMPGLLSRNTESLPGISGIARADRNTAKLLRRVGPGDIVILDEVDIDRRTADALVKAGVMAVVNASPSISGRYPNLGPEVIVANDIVLIDAVDGDVFKNVKDGSKIRLHEGEIFNGEKSLVRGEEQTEAEISDRMIEAKTGLVDHLEAFSGNTIEFIRTESPLLIDGIGVPDIDIDLKDRHVVVVSDGPEHEADLKNLKPFIKEYSPILIGVGAGADVLSKAGYRPDLIVGDPEEITSSTLKSGAEVVLPADQDGHAAGLSRIQDLGIGAMTFPATCSPTDLALLLADHHGASLIVTVGNVVSLDEFFDRGRRESNPSAFMTRLKVGPKLVDAKAVATLYRSRVSGGAIALLVLAALVAVIVALVVSNAGSEVLDWAIATWNSFALWVQGLFK from the coding sequence ATGAAGATGCCCGGATTGCTCTCACGTAACACCGAATCCTTGCCTGGGATCAGTGGCATCGCCAGGGCCGATCGGAACACGGCGAAGCTTCTACGCCGCGTCGGTCCTGGAGACATCGTGATCCTCGACGAAGTCGACATCGATCGCCGGACCGCCGATGCTCTGGTGAAAGCCGGAGTCATGGCCGTGGTCAACGCGTCGCCGTCGATTTCGGGGCGGTACCCCAACCTCGGACCGGAAGTGATCGTCGCCAACGACATCGTTCTGATCGATGCCGTAGACGGTGACGTCTTCAAGAACGTCAAGGACGGCAGCAAGATCCGCCTGCACGAGGGCGAGATCTTCAACGGCGAGAAGAGCCTCGTCAGGGGCGAAGAGCAGACCGAGGCCGAGATCTCCGATCGGATGATCGAGGCCAAGACCGGCCTGGTCGATCACCTGGAAGCGTTCTCGGGTAACACCATCGAGTTCATCCGCACCGAAAGTCCTTTGCTGATCGACGGAATCGGTGTTCCGGACATCGACATCGACTTGAAGGATCGCCACGTCGTGGTCGTCTCCGACGGACCCGAACACGAGGCAGATCTGAAGAACCTCAAGCCCTTCATCAAGGAGTATTCGCCGATCCTGATCGGTGTCGGCGCAGGTGCGGACGTGTTGAGCAAGGCCGGATACCGCCCCGATCTGATCGTGGGCGACCCGGAAGAGATCACCAGTTCCACCCTCAAGTCCGGCGCGGAAGTTGTACTGCCCGCAGACCAGGACGGTCATGCGGCGGGGCTTTCCCGAATCCAGGATCTCGGTATCGGGGCGATGACGTTCCCGGCGACCTGCTCACCGACCGACCTTGCGTTGCTGCTCGCCGATCACCACGGAGCTTCACTGATCGTGACGGTCGGCAACGTGGTGTCCTTGGACGAGTTCTTCGACCGTGGGCGTCGTGAAAGCAATCCGTCGGCGTTCATGACTCGGCTCAAGGTGGGACCGAAACTGGTCGACGCCAAGGCTGTGGCAACGCTGTATCGAAGTCGAGTGTCCGGCGGCGCGATCGCGCTCCTGGTGCTCGCCGCCCTGGTGGCAGTGATCGTCGCCCTGGTCGTGTCCAATGCCGGTAGTGAAGTTCTCGACTGGGCAATCGCAACGTGGAACAGCTTCGCGCTGTGGGTTCAGGGGCTCTTCAAGTGA